Proteins encoded in a region of the Buteo buteo chromosome 11, bButBut1.hap1.1, whole genome shotgun sequence genome:
- the PXN gene encoding paxillin isoform X3 — protein sequence MDDLDALLADLESTTSHISKRPVFLTEETPYSYPTGNHTYQEIAVPPPVPPPPSNEALNGTVIDPLDQWQPNVSRYVHQQPQSQSPIYSSSAKSSSASIPRDGLSSPSPRASEEEHVYSFPNKQKSAEPSPTMTSSSLGSNLSELDRLLLELNAVQHNPASGFPADEASRSPSLPSVTGPHYVIPESSSSVGGKAAPPTKEKPKRNGARGIEDVRPSVESLLDELESSVPSPVPAITVSQGEVSSPQRVTASQQQTRISASSATRELDELMASLSDFKTSSTMSLISEPFLEPVPSSANADSSNTPHSLTVLSHSKHPSASHSGDSAVPTSAPSAVLCIEEGSNTVVLPTSGHSASLPHMPCLPQMVPVPPPRVSSGSATRGEQMTSANLVQLSRKPDSSRNVFQAVPASSVELLCRSANVEAQGLENNLAKETEKKEQRTDPKISSVPISNTLNGRGKGQIPKELDQQGAFGDNSALHSQARNVETALDDLWALEVSAHVPEVHAKNDSVLNPVYEPSVVALDRWDVFPDTKNPLGFVVEQGRELKAEVPHETKVDGCPDLVKKRQGRERTPRKASTANMNKAGGAQENEQFRSSAAAPESTENIWKAEWDLPCISKPPIERISASGQIKSLIKRTKETANVHPMYRDLSPRRKLGPAIFHKTESQDRLIEELQDRLGITKQEQEERKSQDDWLTEGVIITARPQGEEHNGGQQVEKVTSAPPLVHSANPLAARAPLGPPAPEKFMAQGKAGSSSPPSTASKPGSQLDTMLGSLQSDLNKLGVATVAKGVCGACKKPIAGQVVTAMGKTWHPEHFVCTHCQEEIGSRNFFERDGQPYCEKDYHNLFSPRCYYCNGPILDKVVTALDRTWHPEHFFCAQCGAFFGPEGFHEKDGKAYCRKDYFDMFAPKCGGCARAILENYISALNTLWHPECFVCRECFTPFINGSFFEHDGQPYCEVHYHERRGSLCSGCQKPITGRCITAMGKKFHPEHFVCAFCLKQLNKGTFKEQNDKPYCQNCFLKLFC from the exons aCGCCTTACTGGCAGACCTGGAATCCACCACCTCACATATCTCCAAACGACCGGTGTTTCTAACAGAGGAGACGCCTTACTCCTATCCAACTGGAAACCACACATACCAGGAGATTGCTGTGCCACCTCCAGTGCCCCCACCACCTTCCAATGAGGCCCTGAATGGCACTGTGATTGACCCCTTAGACCAGTGGCAACCCAACGTATCCAGATACGTCCACCAGCAA CCTCAGTCCCAGTCTCCTATATACAGCTCTAGTGCCAAAAGCTCCAGTGCCTCCATTCCTAGAGACGGGCTCAGCTCTCCTTCTCCACGTGCCAGTGAAGAGGAACACGTCTACAG TTTCCCGAACAAGCAGAAGTCTGCAGAACCATCTCCCACAATGACCAGCTCCTCTTTGGGCAGCAACCTCTCAGAACTGGACAGACTTCTTCTGGAACTGAATGCTGTTCAACATAATCCTGCTAGTGGCTTTCCAGCAG ATGAAGCCAGCAGAAGCCCATCACTGCCCAGCGTGACTGGACCTCACTATGTCAtcccagagagcagcagctctgtgggagGGAAGGCTGCACCCcctacaaaagaaaagccaaagcgAAATGGTGCACGTGGGATCGAAGATGTGCGTCCCAGTGTGGAGAGCCTGCTGGATGAGCTGGAGAGCTCTGTGCCAAGTCCAGT ccCTGCAATCACTGTGAGCCAAGGTGAGGTGAGCAGCCCTCAACGGGTCACCGCCAGTCAACAGCAGACCCGTATATCTGCTTCTTCAGCTACACGAGAACTGGATGAGCTGATGGCATCTCTCTCTGACTTTAAG ACTAGTTCCACTATGTCTCTGATTTCTGAACCCTTCCTAGAACCGGTTCCCAGTTCAGCAAATGCAGACTCCAGCAACACTCCTCACAGCTTAACAGTGCTTTCCCATTCCAAACACCCTTCTGCAAGTCACAGTGGGGACTCAGCAGTGCCAACATCTGCGCCCTCAGCAGTCCTCTGCATTGAGGAAGGCAGTAATACTGTAGTTCTGCCTACTTCAGGGCATTCTGCCTCTCTTCCACATATGCCCTGTTTGCCACAAATGGTCCCTGTGCCCCCACCACGAGTCTCTTCTGGTTCTGCTACTCGTGGGGAGCAGATGACCTCTGCAAACCTGGTTCAGCTCAGCAGAAAGCCTGACTCTTCTAGAAATGTTTTCCAGGCTGTGCCAGCTTCCAGTGTGGAGCTTCTGTGTAGATCTGCTAATGTGGAGGCACAAGGCCTAGAGAACAATTTGGCAAAAGAGACTGAGAAGAAGGAGCAGAGAACTGACCCCAAAATCTCAAGTGTACCGATTTCAAACACTTTAAATGGTCGAGGGAAGGGGCAGATACCTAAAGAGCTGGATCAGCAGGGAGCATTCGGGGACAATTCAGCACTTCATTCCCAGGCCAGAAATGTGGAAACAGCTTTAGATGACCTGTGGGCCCTGGAGGTGTCTGCACATGTGCCAGAGGTACATGCAAAGAATGACAGTGTTTTAAATCCTGTGTATGAACCTTCTGTTGTGGCCCTGGATCGGTGGGATGTCTTCCCAGACACTAAAAACCCATTGGGCTTTGTAGTGGAGCAAGGACGGGAGCTAAAAGCTGAAGTACCACATGAAACCAAGGTAGATGGCTGTCCTGATCTGGTCAAGAAGAGGCAGGGCAGAGAGAGAACTCCTAGGAAGGCAAGTACTGCTAACATGAACAAAGCCGGAGGAGCCCAGGAAAATGAGCAGTTCAgaagctctgcagctgctccagaatctactgaaaacatttggaaaGCTGAATGGGATCTGCCATGCATCTCCAAACCACCCATTGAGAGGATATCTGCATCAGGCCAG ATTAAATCTTTAATCAAGAGGACAAAAGAGACTGCGAATGTGCATCCAATGTATCGTGACCTCTCTCCAAGGCGTAAACTAGGTCCTGCCATATTTCACAAGACTGAGTCCCAAGATCGCCTCATTGAAGAGCTGCAGGACAGACTGGGCATCACTAAACAGGAACAGGAAGAACGGAAAAGCCAGGATGACTGGCTGACAGAGGGGGTCATTATCACTGCCAGACCCCAGGGGGAAGAGCACAATGGTGGACAGCAAGTAGAGAAG GTGACCTCTGCTCCTCCCCTGGTCCACAGTGCCAATCCGCTGGCTGCTCGTGCACCCCTGGGCCCTCCCGCCCCTGAGAAG tTCATGGCGCAGGGGAAAGCCGGGAGCAGCTCCCCTCCATCCACAGCCTCCAAGCCTGGCAGTCAGCTGGACACCATGCTGGGAAGTCTCCAGTCTGACCTGAACAAACTGGGTGTAGCTACGGTTGCCAAAGGTGTCTGTGGAGCCTGCAAGAAGCCTATTGCTGGGCAG GTAGTTACAGCCATGGGGAAAACCTGGCACCCTGAGCACTTCGTCTGCACCCACTGCCAGGAGGAGATCGGGTCACGTAACTTCTTTGAGCGGGATGGTCAGCCCTACTGCGAGAAGGACTATCACAACCTCTTCTCCCCTCGCTGCTACTACTGCAACGGGCCGATCCTTGAT aAAGTGGTGACGGCTTTGGACAGGACATGGCACCCTGAACACTTTTTCTGTGCCCAGTGTGGAGCTTTCTTTGGACCTGAAG GATTTCATGAGAAGGATGGCAAAGCCTATTGCCGCAAAGACTACTTTGACATGTTTGCTCCTAAGTGTGGAGGCTGTGCCCGGGCTATCCTGGAGAACTACATCTCTGCCTTGAACACCCTGTGGCACCCTGAATGCTTTGTCTGTCGG GAATGTTTTACACCGTTCATCAATGGCAGCTTCTTTGAGCATGATGGGCAGCCCTACTGCGAGGTGCATTACCACGAGCGTCGTGGCTCGCTCTGCTCCGGTTGCCAGAAGCCTATCACAGGACGCTGCATCACTGCTATGGGCAAGAAATTTCACCCCGAACACTTTGTCTGTGCCTTCTGCCTCAAGCAGCTCAACAAAGGAACCTTCAAAGAACAGAACGACAAGCCCTACTGCCAGAACTGCTTTCTCAAGCTCTTCTGTTAG
- the PXN gene encoding paxillin isoform X5 — protein MDDLDALLADLESTTSHISKRPVFLTEETPYSYPTGNHTYQEIAVPPPVPPPPSNEALNGTVIDPLDQWQPNVSRYVHQQPQSQSPIYSSSAKSSSASIPRDGLSSPSPRASEEEHVYSFPNKQKSAEPSPTMTSSSLGSNLSELDRLLLELNAVQHNPASGFPADEASRSPSLPSVTGPHYVIPESSSSVGGKAAPPTKEKPKRNGARGIEDVRPSVESLLDELESSVPSPVPAITVSQGEVSSPQRVTASQQQTRISASSATRELDELMASLSDFKVTSAPPLVHSANPLAARAPLGPPAPEKFMAQGKAGSSSPPSTASKPGSQLDTMLGSLQSDLNKLGVATVAKGVCGACKKPIAGQVVTAMGKTWHPEHFVCTHCQEEIGSRNFFERDGQPYCEKDYHNLFSPRCYYCNGPILDKVVTALDRTWHPEHFFCAQCGAFFGPEGFHEKDGKAYCRKDYFDMFAPKCGGCARAILENYISALNTLWHPECFVCRECFTPFINGSFFEHDGQPYCEVHYHERRGSLCSGCQKPITGRCITAMGKKFHPEHFVCAFCLKQLNKGTFKEQNDKPYCQNCFLKLFC, from the exons aCGCCTTACTGGCAGACCTGGAATCCACCACCTCACATATCTCCAAACGACCGGTGTTTCTAACAGAGGAGACGCCTTACTCCTATCCAACTGGAAACCACACATACCAGGAGATTGCTGTGCCACCTCCAGTGCCCCCACCACCTTCCAATGAGGCCCTGAATGGCACTGTGATTGACCCCTTAGACCAGTGGCAACCCAACGTATCCAGATACGTCCACCAGCAA CCTCAGTCCCAGTCTCCTATATACAGCTCTAGTGCCAAAAGCTCCAGTGCCTCCATTCCTAGAGACGGGCTCAGCTCTCCTTCTCCACGTGCCAGTGAAGAGGAACACGTCTACAG TTTCCCGAACAAGCAGAAGTCTGCAGAACCATCTCCCACAATGACCAGCTCCTCTTTGGGCAGCAACCTCTCAGAACTGGACAGACTTCTTCTGGAACTGAATGCTGTTCAACATAATCCTGCTAGTGGCTTTCCAGCAG ATGAAGCCAGCAGAAGCCCATCACTGCCCAGCGTGACTGGACCTCACTATGTCAtcccagagagcagcagctctgtgggagGGAAGGCTGCACCCcctacaaaagaaaagccaaagcgAAATGGTGCACGTGGGATCGAAGATGTGCGTCCCAGTGTGGAGAGCCTGCTGGATGAGCTGGAGAGCTCTGTGCCAAGTCCAGT ccCTGCAATCACTGTGAGCCAAGGTGAGGTGAGCAGCCCTCAACGGGTCACCGCCAGTCAACAGCAGACCCGTATATCTGCTTCTTCAGCTACACGAGAACTGGATGAGCTGATGGCATCTCTCTCTGACTTTAAG GTGACCTCTGCTCCTCCCCTGGTCCACAGTGCCAATCCGCTGGCTGCTCGTGCACCCCTGGGCCCTCCCGCCCCTGAGAAG tTCATGGCGCAGGGGAAAGCCGGGAGCAGCTCCCCTCCATCCACAGCCTCCAAGCCTGGCAGTCAGCTGGACACCATGCTGGGAAGTCTCCAGTCTGACCTGAACAAACTGGGTGTAGCTACGGTTGCCAAAGGTGTCTGTGGAGCCTGCAAGAAGCCTATTGCTGGGCAG GTAGTTACAGCCATGGGGAAAACCTGGCACCCTGAGCACTTCGTCTGCACCCACTGCCAGGAGGAGATCGGGTCACGTAACTTCTTTGAGCGGGATGGTCAGCCCTACTGCGAGAAGGACTATCACAACCTCTTCTCCCCTCGCTGCTACTACTGCAACGGGCCGATCCTTGAT aAAGTGGTGACGGCTTTGGACAGGACATGGCACCCTGAACACTTTTTCTGTGCCCAGTGTGGAGCTTTCTTTGGACCTGAAG GATTTCATGAGAAGGATGGCAAAGCCTATTGCCGCAAAGACTACTTTGACATGTTTGCTCCTAAGTGTGGAGGCTGTGCCCGGGCTATCCTGGAGAACTACATCTCTGCCTTGAACACCCTGTGGCACCCTGAATGCTTTGTCTGTCGG GAATGTTTTACACCGTTCATCAATGGCAGCTTCTTTGAGCATGATGGGCAGCCCTACTGCGAGGTGCATTACCACGAGCGTCGTGGCTCGCTCTGCTCCGGTTGCCAGAAGCCTATCACAGGACGCTGCATCACTGCTATGGGCAAGAAATTTCACCCCGAACACTTTGTCTGTGCCTTCTGCCTCAAGCAGCTCAACAAAGGAACCTTCAAAGAACAGAACGACAAGCCCTACTGCCAGAACTGCTTTCTCAAGCTCTTCTGTTAG
- the PXN gene encoding paxillin isoform X6: MDDLDALLADLESTTSHISKRPVFLTEETPYSYPTGNHTYQEIAVPPPVPPPPSNEALNGTVIDPLDQWQPNVSRYVHQQPQSQSPIYSSSAKSSSASIPRDGLSSPSPRASEEEHVYSFPNKQKSAEPSPTMTSSSLGSNLSELDRLLLELNAVQHNPASGFPADEASRSPSLPSVTGPHYVIPESSSSVGGKAAPPTKEKPKRNGARGIEDVRPSVESLLDELESSVPSPVPAITVSQGEVSSPQRVTASQQQTRISASSATRELDELMASLSDFKFMAQGKAGSSSPPSTASKPGSQLDTMLGSLQSDLNKLGVATVAKGVCGACKKPIAGQVVTAMGKTWHPEHFVCTHCQEEIGSRNFFERDGQPYCEKDYHNLFSPRCYYCNGPILDKVVTALDRTWHPEHFFCAQCGAFFGPEGFHEKDGKAYCRKDYFDMFAPKCGGCARAILENYISALNTLWHPECFVCRECFTPFINGSFFEHDGQPYCEVHYHERRGSLCSGCQKPITGRCITAMGKKFHPEHFVCAFCLKQLNKGTFKEQNDKPYCQNCFLKLFC; the protein is encoded by the exons aCGCCTTACTGGCAGACCTGGAATCCACCACCTCACATATCTCCAAACGACCGGTGTTTCTAACAGAGGAGACGCCTTACTCCTATCCAACTGGAAACCACACATACCAGGAGATTGCTGTGCCACCTCCAGTGCCCCCACCACCTTCCAATGAGGCCCTGAATGGCACTGTGATTGACCCCTTAGACCAGTGGCAACCCAACGTATCCAGATACGTCCACCAGCAA CCTCAGTCCCAGTCTCCTATATACAGCTCTAGTGCCAAAAGCTCCAGTGCCTCCATTCCTAGAGACGGGCTCAGCTCTCCTTCTCCACGTGCCAGTGAAGAGGAACACGTCTACAG TTTCCCGAACAAGCAGAAGTCTGCAGAACCATCTCCCACAATGACCAGCTCCTCTTTGGGCAGCAACCTCTCAGAACTGGACAGACTTCTTCTGGAACTGAATGCTGTTCAACATAATCCTGCTAGTGGCTTTCCAGCAG ATGAAGCCAGCAGAAGCCCATCACTGCCCAGCGTGACTGGACCTCACTATGTCAtcccagagagcagcagctctgtgggagGGAAGGCTGCACCCcctacaaaagaaaagccaaagcgAAATGGTGCACGTGGGATCGAAGATGTGCGTCCCAGTGTGGAGAGCCTGCTGGATGAGCTGGAGAGCTCTGTGCCAAGTCCAGT ccCTGCAATCACTGTGAGCCAAGGTGAGGTGAGCAGCCCTCAACGGGTCACCGCCAGTCAACAGCAGACCCGTATATCTGCTTCTTCAGCTACACGAGAACTGGATGAGCTGATGGCATCTCTCTCTGACTTTAAG tTCATGGCGCAGGGGAAAGCCGGGAGCAGCTCCCCTCCATCCACAGCCTCCAAGCCTGGCAGTCAGCTGGACACCATGCTGGGAAGTCTCCAGTCTGACCTGAACAAACTGGGTGTAGCTACGGTTGCCAAAGGTGTCTGTGGAGCCTGCAAGAAGCCTATTGCTGGGCAG GTAGTTACAGCCATGGGGAAAACCTGGCACCCTGAGCACTTCGTCTGCACCCACTGCCAGGAGGAGATCGGGTCACGTAACTTCTTTGAGCGGGATGGTCAGCCCTACTGCGAGAAGGACTATCACAACCTCTTCTCCCCTCGCTGCTACTACTGCAACGGGCCGATCCTTGAT aAAGTGGTGACGGCTTTGGACAGGACATGGCACCCTGAACACTTTTTCTGTGCCCAGTGTGGAGCTTTCTTTGGACCTGAAG GATTTCATGAGAAGGATGGCAAAGCCTATTGCCGCAAAGACTACTTTGACATGTTTGCTCCTAAGTGTGGAGGCTGTGCCCGGGCTATCCTGGAGAACTACATCTCTGCCTTGAACACCCTGTGGCACCCTGAATGCTTTGTCTGTCGG GAATGTTTTACACCGTTCATCAATGGCAGCTTCTTTGAGCATGATGGGCAGCCCTACTGCGAGGTGCATTACCACGAGCGTCGTGGCTCGCTCTGCTCCGGTTGCCAGAAGCCTATCACAGGACGCTGCATCACTGCTATGGGCAAGAAATTTCACCCCGAACACTTTGTCTGTGCCTTCTGCCTCAAGCAGCTCAACAAAGGAACCTTCAAAGAACAGAACGACAAGCCCTACTGCCAGAACTGCTTTCTCAAGCTCTTCTGTTAG